Proteins from a single region of Ammospiza nelsoni isolate bAmmNel1 chromosome 28, bAmmNel1.pri, whole genome shotgun sequence:
- the LOC132085013 gene encoding small proline-rich protein 2H-like — protein MSYYNYQYKQQCFIPGGVQSSTLTFPQQCPSSELVLPCSPCSPCTPVAPKLCTVRKTLPSPCRPSCVEMRMVEGHSSSSSSSCSSSRCLDSCSAPIPQLLGVPRCGQGVLRCPQVCAPSPVCQERSGPYSYQWSNSYQYNCGQ, from the coding sequence ATGTCCTACTACAACTACCAGTACAAGCAGCAGTGCTTCATCCCTGGCGGGGTGCAGAGCTCGACACTCACCttcccccagcagtgccccagctccgagctggtgctgccctgctcaccctgctCACCCTGCACCCCCGTGGCACCCAAACTCTGCACAGTGAGGAaaaccctgcccagcccctgccggCCCAGCTGCGTGGAGATGCGCATGGTGGAAGggcactcctcctcctcctcctcatcgtGCAGCAGCTCCCGATGCCTGGATTCCTGCTCCGCGCCCATCCCGCAGCTCCTGGGCGTGCCCCGCTGCGGGCAGGGCGTgctcaggtgtccccaggtgtgtgcccCAAGCCCCGTGTGCCAGGAGCGCTCTGGGCCCTACTCCTACCAGTGGTCCAACAGTTACCAGTACAACTGTGGGCAGTAA